Part of the Oncorhynchus mykiss isolate Arlee chromosome 12, USDA_OmykA_1.1, whole genome shotgun sequence genome, TCTCAAAAGGCAAGTAATTGAATCTGCCCAGTTTAGGCAACAAAGTTGACTTTCAGTTCTCTACAATATCCCAGTTTCCTGAGGTATTTCGTAAATAACATGCATATGACTGTGGTGTTGTAGGGCCTTGTCTGTGATTTTAATTGCTGCTGTTGGCCTTTATGGACATCTTAATGACACCACCCGTGGCAGGCAAACACCAGGCTTTTTAAAAATTCAGACACATCCTTATTGAATAAAATGCCTGCACTTGTAGCCATGTTGCTAACATTGTCTATGAATAGTGGTATTACATTGGAGCAATATCATCtaatgagttaaaaaaaaaaaaaaatgtttttacatgtAGCATGGCCATCATCTATGGAGTTTTCTCTGCATCCAACCTGATTGCTCCCTCAGTAGTGGCTGTTATAGGACCCCAGTTGTCCATGTTCTTTAGTGGACTAGTATACAGGTGAGCACACTCCTTTGACCTTTCTTTAAATCAACCCACTGTAGCCTATACCTGTTTACAGAACTGTTTATTTATCTATTCTCTCTGAGTGTGCATAATGTACTTGTTTTCATTAGCTTGTTTGTGATGTCCACTGTCCAATGTTTTATTTCCATCAGTGGATACATTGCCATGTTCATCCACCCCTACACCTGGAGCTTCTACACAGCGTCTGTAGTTGTTGGAATAGCGGCTGCAAGTAAGAAGACTGTGGTATTCTTACTTGAGAATTAATGACTTGTATTTCCTATCACCACAGAACCCTCTTTTATCTTTCAATCTCTTTCCATCTGTGGCCTAGTATTATGGACAGCTCAGGGGAACCTACTCACCATCAACTCTACAGATGCCACCATCGGCAGGAACAGTGGTATTTTCTGGGCCTTGCTACAGTTCAGGTACTTCTTCTTATCAGCATCACTGTTTACCACAGCTTTTTTACTCTGGTACTGAATCCATGGTGTTGGACTGCCTAACATGTATCTATCCCATTTTGCAGCTTATTCTTTGGAAACATGTATATTTATTTTGCCTGGCATGGCCATGTTCACATATCAGGTATGTCATCAGTTATGGTTAACTTTTTACTATAACAATGTAGATATCGTTTGAATGTATTCTACTTAGGTTCATGAGTTCTTTCCTTTTTATAGTATCTAGCATTCCCTAAGTTCCCTTGACACAACGAGGAAATCTCATTTTGGCCATAAGTTGCTGACGCGTGCTTTGTGTGTGTCTAGACAAGGATCGCCAGACGGTTTTCATCTCTCTCACGGTCATCAGCCTGGTGGGCAGCTTTCTGTTCTTCCTGATCCAGAAGCCAGAGCCTGAGGCCACACCCTCAGAGGCGTCTGAGTCACTGCTGCAGACTGAGTCCACAGAGAGCGCCCCTATCATCGTGTGAGTGCAGTCTGCAGACAGGCTGGGATGGAAAATGTAGAGTAAACTAGCACAAGAACATTTTTCCTTATCTACCATTTATTGACAGGAATCACGCATGTTGTCATGCATACATACAGATGTCAAATATTGATATACTAATAGATATGCCATACAAATGGTGTTTGTGCATTCTGTACCTGCTGTTGTATGTAAGGTACTTTGTATTCCTCCATAGGCCTGGGTTGAATCTAGATAATCCTGTATTCCTCTATGTCTGGAAAGGCTGTACTTAAGTTTATTTATGGATTTCTCTTCCTTGCAGAGCGACTCCAGGTCTTGGTTCCCAGGCTCTGGATGCTTTCAGTGAGTCAGAGTTCATTGGTTGCTTCTTACTTCAATCTGTCATGTCAGCAACAAAGGCCCAGAGCTCAACTGACTGATATGTGTTCTCTTCTTACAGAGAAAGCGTTGCAGTTGTCTGTCACTAAAGAGATGCTACTGCTGAGTATCTCCATAGCATACACAGGTGGGCAAATTCATTCCAAATAAttcaaaaaaaaaatggtttgggCTATTTCCAACATGAGGAAATTCTTTCAGTGGATGCTAGTATAGAAATATAAACGGATGCATATTCAATTGACATTGAGTATGTTTGAATGCGTAACCATAGGTTCTATGTGTGTAACTCTTGCTCCTTTCCCACCTTCAGGCCTAGAGTTGACATTTTACAGTGGGGTATACGGGACATGTATAGGAGCCATGACTCAATTTGGGAATGACGCTAAGAGTCTGATCGGGCTCTCTGGTATTTTCATTGGCCTGGGAGAGATCCTGGGTGAGTCAAAGACATTTTTTATCTTCAGTGCTGTGTCGGATCACATGATACACGTGAGGTTTGGAAAGCAGATAAACTGGTTGACAGGAAGGGACTGATGATTCAAGGAAGTCAACGCTTCTGTTTTTGCTGTGCCTCTGTTTATCCAGGAGGGGGCGTGTTTGGGATGCTGAACAAGTGCAACCGGTTTGGGAGGAACCCGGTCGTGCTGCTGGGGCTGATCACTCACTTCGTGGCCTTTTACCTGATCTTCTTGAACATTGCCAGTGATGCCCCTATTGCCCCAGAAGAGGGCACACACCTGCAGGCATACATCACCCCCAGGTACACAGCAGGGCTTACTCAGTTGGCCCATAAAACAATGACCATAGATTACTATTACAACAATTCTACGTACTTTGCATAAGAATACAGCAGGTCAGGACATGAGCATTATGTTAAGTGTAGCAGTAGAGTTCAAATGCAATTATGCACTATCAGGTAACTGCAGATTGTGTAAGGTTTCATGTCTGTATTAACCTGGGATGTTGTCTGTTCAGTGTTGAGGTGGTGTGGCGTTGCCTTAATTGCTTAACCTGTTGTGTTGTTTGTTCAGTGTTGAGGTGGCGCTGCTGTGCAGCTTCCTGCTGGGCCTGGGGGACAGCTGCTTCAACACCCAACTGCTGAGCATTGTGGGATTCATGTTCCGGGAGGACAGCGCTCCTGCCTTTGCCGTTTTCAAGTTTGTCCAGGTACATTGATATCTGTTAGGCCTACACACACAAGATGGTTTGCTGTCTATGGTGATAATGTATTACTCTGAATTATTTGAAGAAATATAACATTGAGCTATTTGCTTGGTATATCCCTTGATGATTCCCCATACTTGTTAACCACAGTTGCTGTATTACAGTGGTGTAACTTGGCGCTCTTGTCCTCTGCAGTCCATCACTGCAGCCCTGGCCTTCTTCTACAGTAACTATCTCCTGCTGCACTGGCAGCTGCTCATCATGGTTGTGGTGGGCTTCCTGGGCACGCTATCCTTCTTCGTGGCTGAGTGGGTGGTGGTCTCCAGCCGACGGGACACTGACTATGACAACATATGACAACCAATGGGAGGAGGGGGTCACAGTGAGAGGAGCTATTCACAGCTGGACGGGTCATCCGGGGAAGAGTCGGTGTAACACCTTCCTATCAACCTAGCTATCCTTTGGAATCCTTCAACTGACCGTTTGACTGGCCCACCTCAGCCCCAATAAGCAGAGACTGTAGTAACGCTGTTTTAGCACAGTCATTCACAGCTCTATTGATTCCAATAAGCAGAGACTAGTAACACTGTTTTAGTAGTCATTCACAGCTCTATTGATTTTTGCCTTTTCAAGTGGAAGATACACTTAAATAGTGTATATTTGACTTTACTTGGAGTGAGTCAGTTGTGCACAGAGGAGCCTTTACTTTCATGCTCAATGTCATTCACTGTGCTTCTGTCTTCATGTAGATGTTCAGCTGGTTGGTTTCAATGTGCAGTAGTCATTGATTAAGGTTTGGCTAGACTGCTATTCCTACCAAGGTTTCCAGTTTCGACATTAATCTTATTATACTACTTAAATTTGATAGAAGAAGAAAACGTAGTACAGTCGATTCTTGAAAAGCGCACATTGGAAATATACAAACTCTTTTTACATGCAGTTTATCAGTTCAAATTCAAATACACTTTTCACTTCTGCATGCTCAGGTTTAGTATACACATTTAGAATACTCCCAAGCCATTGCATTTATCAGGACTCCACTGCATCTAGATTTCTTGTAAGATGGCATTTGTCATAAAGGGATAAATTACGCATGTACACTAGCTTATTGCAATTTAAATTATTTTTGTTATAGTGGTATCTGTACGAAATTGTCGAACAATGCTCTAAATGTTATTTCTTTGTCAATATTTGCATCACACTTTCAGAGTATCTGTAGTATTCCATAGGTTTTGTCAAAAGTGGGATCCAAAAGGCCATAGATAGTGTATTGAGGATGATGGCATGGCTGTTGGATGAATGGTGAATTGCAAAATGTAGACCAGAATTTTTATGTCTAAACTGCTCTAGGTTATATTGCTCTGTTAAAATGTCACATTGAGGAACTCTTGAGCTTATGAGTTTAAAAGGCTATGGTTTTATTTAGAACTCACATTGAAACAATGACATTTGCACTCTGCAAACATCAAgcattttttttctacattttcatCATGCAATTTCGATTGAGGTCACAAACAGTTTACAGTGTTTGCTCCTCCTTGCCAAAAATGTATAGTCTAGTTCATGAATCATTTAATTCATTGTGTGGAATGCTTAATGTAGAGTTCAGTTCTGTGGCacatgaaaaactgagtttgaagatTGTTCAGAGCCAGAGCTGTTGGATGTGAGGCAATCAATAGGATTTTGAGGGAATAACTATGTATTTTGGATTATGAACTAGATTTTATACTTGAATGTAGTTACTTAGAAAGGCACCAGGATATGCACGCTTGTTTTTTTACATCTTTATTATTATAAAATTGTTATTTTGAGCCTTTTTTTCGTGTCTGTATGCTCCTTTTTGTATACCTGGGGTGAGAACAGGTGATGCTTTGCATACATTCTCAACAACACAACCCTTGTCCTACCTGAGGAGGATTTGCCTTGTTGCTCAGCAACCAGGGACGCTGTGAGTCACAATGTGGGATGCAATTATTGTGTAATGGAAGGAGGCTACATCCAATCACAAAAGGGAACTGTACTCACTGTCATTATTACGTGCAATACGGTTCTATGGTAGGTGTGAGAGATTAGAACCAATTTCTAAAACAAGGTTAGAAATGGCATTGGAATAAGAAACAACCGATATTGAGTAGCAACGAAAAGTAACTGTGTAGGGAATATTTCATTCTAATTTGCAGACACTTTTTATTTAGTACAGAAGAATCAGAGATTTTTTTTCCTCTATAATTTTACATTTCTATTTTTTTGCGTTCGATCCTGTCCTTTTTAAAAAATCTTATGTTATTTAATTGAATCATTCTGGCGTTTATTTTTCACAAAATAAAATGGCAATATTGGAAGAAGATATATCTTATCCCTCGTAAATACCTTTTTAATAACATTAACTCAAAAGCAGTGAGAGACAAAATGTCAGCTGACATTAGTTTGTTCGATTTGGTGAACCTGTCGATCGGGACACCTGAAGTTGGAGCTGTCAACTTCAATGCGTTACATACCCTCCTCCACGCTTTCCTGGGACACCTGAAAATCCAAAATGTGACCACCGGCTGGAGAGAGCAGGATGCCCCGCCACAGGAGCCCCATGGTTCGTATATGACCAAGTCCTCTAGCCCGTACCATCACATGGAAGACAAACTTCGGCAGATAGGGTCAACGACTTGTTGCAGCTGATGCAGCTCCGCCGCAAGGCTCAGGCGAGTGAGGACGGCGTGTCCAAGGTGAGACAGGCTCTTCCTCAAAATGTAATTATTAATATCACACTGTCATCGCGGAGTTATAATTTTATTATCAATTTAAATAATGTCATGCAAGGACAGGTCAAATTTGAACCCTGCTGCTGTGACAGTGCTGCCTCCCTTGATCAACAGTCAAAACTGTGTTGAAACTCTGATTTGTCTGTGATGCACAATTTTGCTTGTAATAAGATAGGCGCCAAATCATTTTGGGGAATCTGTCCCAAAACAATTTTGTGGTCaaagaaaaatggccataacagTCAAGAAATAGGATAACATTACAGTTCCACTGGGTATTCTAGACTAGACATCCATCTTGTGACAGATGTTAgagggatgattaggtggccatgatggtatgagggccagattgggaatttagccacaacaccggggttaacacccctactcatacgataagtgccatgggatctttagtcaGGACACTGAAAGACAGCCCTGGGGCACTGAATCTCCTTAGACCAGAGGGAAGAGTACCACCTATTGGCCTTCCAGCAGCGTTCTGTCTCCCATCCAggtactgaccaggaccaactacCTAGTTTctgaggcaagccagcagtggaatGCAGGGGGATATGCTGCTGGCAAGTGATTCAGCCCCTCTTATCTGTATTAAGTCCTTGAGTGCTTGCTCATCAAAGCCCTGTCCCGCAGTTGGGGGCCTGTCTGTGTGGTGAATGGTGAGCATTTCAGAACTCTCAACACTGGATAAGGATATTGATGACAGAGCACAGCACAATAGGTGATGGGCACCACACTGTTTTCTCAAATGACCTCTGTTCCAGTTTCCAAAGGAAAGGCCACTCCCCAAAGATAAGCACCACTCCTGTGTTCCCTGTGTATGCTGTGGAACAAAATTGAATAGCTGAGTAGTACAGATCACTaggggaggctgctgagaggggacggctcattgtaatggctggaatggaattaatggaacggagttaaacatggtttccatgtgtttgaaaccattccacctattcagctccagccattaccacaagcccgtcctccccaatttaggtgccaccaacctcctggggTGTCTACAATTTAGAATCAGTATCGGTCCAGTACTTCATACTACACTCTGAACTGTATCTCTGCTGTTATCTGAAATGTCTGAGTTTGAAATATGGACACTGATAGAGACATGAGTCTGTGTAAATAAAGCAAGTAGGAAGATGAAAGATTGCACAGGACTTCACTGATGTTGCCCAGACCTGCCCAGTTAACACTCAGGTGATATGAGGGAGGGACATCCAGTGGGTACAGGCGAAGGTTCTTTTGAATCATTCATGTATCCTGTGGGCATACTGCTGTGGGTCAGTATCCAATGGCCCTGTCTGGCTTTCTCTGGCCCTGTCTACCATATCCCTGAAGACCCCACTAAGACCCAATGTCCATCAGTTTCTGCCTCAGAACTCATAGCAGCATATTGTATTTCCCGCATACAGGCCCTTAGCCAGGGTCTCTTTCTTCTTGACCCATGGCAGAGGTTATCAGGGGATTGTTGTGGTTGATAAAGGTGTGCTCCGCTGTGACCCCACAAGGTACATGTCCTGGATCTGAGAGGGTAGCGAAAAGTCTGCCTGAGTGGCGCTCTGTGTTCACAGTGGCGTGGAAGGATTCCAGGCCACCGGCCATCTTAAGTCAGAGCCAGTTAATGGCTGACTAAAGAGTAACAGGGAGGTAGAGTGGATGGCTTTCTTCCCAATCGCAAATAACTTCCTTATCGTTGGGACAGTAAAAGTAAGTGTACTTACATTATGTTAGTTACTCATTTCCTACCCCTTTTACTGGAGTTTTTCTTGTTGTCAGAAGGGGCTTGTATTTAGGTTGCCCTGTCCGTTACCATTTGCAACAGACTTGTGGGTGATGCTGACCCAGATGTTGTGGTAGAAACAGGAAGGAGGTTGGGCACTCTGTCCAAACAACATcctcacagacaaacagacagagtacTAGGGACATTGTGTCTGAGGAAGATACGGTTGGGGATGTCCCCTGGTTAGGGATCCCAGCTCCTTTGAGGGAAGAGGACGATGCATACATTTTgcctactgtttgctgatgtagGCAAATATCATAATTTCCTGTGAACTCAATATGTCCAATCAGCCTCACGATGAGCTTTTAAAGTGTCATAGGAATCTCATAGGAAATTAACCATACCCTGGACCCACTCATCAAAATGTGCCAAATACAGTTgattgtctctctgtttgtcattAGGGGTTGGGTTGGTTGCCAGGGAAGAATATTCCAGTGCATGTCCTGCTTACAAGATTTGATCATGTTTTGCCTAATCTCATGTCTCTGAGATGCTTGAGGTGATCAAGGAAAATTCCATACACGCAGGTCATATATCCCTTCCACGTTTACAGCTCACTGAACAACCTATTAGTTATTCAGCCAATTGTTTGACGGCCTGTGCAGCTCAGTGGGGTCACTATGCGTCGTTTCATGTCTGGGTGCATTAGACAAACCCACCGGAACTCTGGTAAATACGTTCAAAGCCACCTGTTTCAACTTTGCTTAGTAAACACAACCTATTTCTAATTTGCAACACCCAGAGCACATGTGTGGGTTTACTCTGTCAACAAGGCCTCAGCTGTGTTAGAGAGTGGAGTGGTTCCATATGGGCAGGGGTTATGTACTCTGAAAAACATGGATTATCtggagacagacaggtcctaCCACTGCTTTGTAACAGCTTGTGTATCTCATCTACTACATATGGATGGTGGTGTCCTAGTAACCTCCCTTGGGGTGAAATGTCAACTGGATGGAGCCACGGAGAGGGGTTTTGGGATCCCTCCTAAATGAAGGGGTTTAGGATCTTCCTACTGATCTTCAAAGGAAGTAGCCAGGGGAATAGTAACAGATATGGCTTTGGTCAGGGGGATTTCTACCTTACTGAGTCCCCTGATCGCTTCAAAGTTTCACAGACTCTTACTTTGGGAGATTAGAGAACTGGGCTGAGTCAGTTTCAAGTGTTTTGGGCATGAAGAGGCTGTGAAAAAGCTTCAGACCTAATGCTAAGAGATCACATGTGTGCTGATTCACCCTGAATAagacacagtgatgctgaaaTGTTGGAGATTTACCCAATACATTACTGGGAGCTTATATATCGTTAATTGATCTGACCAGTGATGTGAGATTCTTTGAGCTTTGAGTCCTTCGAACACACTCTGTTGTGTTTCCAGTCTATATCGCTGATCCAGGATCTGCTGAAGGAGATCCAGGACCTGAAGGAGTCCAGAGACGACCTGAAGAAAGAGATCAAGAGCCTCCAGAACCAACTCAACCAGGTCAGACACACATCCATACTGGCAAACCCTCATAGTGAGGTGGGATTGCAGATAGACAACATTTGGAAACCTTGCTCAtctccctcattaatctacagtaGGGGATCTACCCAGTGCTCATCACTAGGGAATCCTTCTCCATCTCACCACCCCACACAGTGGTGAAATATAGAGTCATGTAGAGCCCGATCCACCCTGGCCCTGGTccccttcctccatccatccctctctgtaGGGGACATGGAGTCATACAGAGGGCAACAGCATCAAAGAGCCACAGCTTATCTCTGGCAACCTGGCCTGTCACTCACCCCAACAATAGAGTGAGGATAATAGGGATTATCCTACATGTCTGTTTCCATCTGGTAGCATGACGTTGCTCTGGGTATTTTTGGGTTCCAGCTGAATATGAGTGAGCTGGTTGACAGAATCAATGAAGTGGAACAGTACTGCCACCGACTGGACAACCTGGACTCTGCCACCGTGAGTTGGAACTCAGGAGACTACTTTCCAAGCTCAGAAATTATATACTACATTGTTAAGAGGAGACAAACAatagtatagtactgtagtagcTAACTCTAGTAAAAAGAGGTTAATCATGACTTCCTCTCTTTCTTGTCTTCTCTCTATCACAGAAAGAGCTGCAGGACAGAGTTTGGTGTTACCCAGACCCAGACGAGCTCATCCAGTGTGTGACCTGGGACATCATGCAGACCACCTTGGTTAGCGAGCAACAGAATCTGCAAAAGGCATGTCTTATGTCTTGCTTGAAAGAGTGAGATTCCTTTATCAAGCAATCATATACAAGACATAGGAATAGACATGAGCTTTGTGTTGATGGTAGCTATTTCTCCAATAGGAAATCAGGCACTCAGTCCCTGTCCCCTCCTTTCAGCGCCTCAATCAATGCCAATACTGGAGCTGCTGCCTTCACTCCTGGCACTGTCACTGCCACCGGAGGTCCTTCTCAGATGGAGCTGCAGCCTTCACTCCTGGCACTGTCACTGCCAGCCAGCATGGGTGGGGCGCTGCCCCAGCAGTCCCTCTCTGATGGAGCTGCTGCCTTCACTCCTGTCACTGCCAGCCAGCATGGGGGAGCACTGCCCCAGCAGTCCCTCTCTGATGGAGCTCTGATGGTGGGCAGCAAACCCCTGTCTCATGTGGCCAGCGGGGCAGAGCGTTACCCAGAGACAGTGGAGGCCCTGAGGGACGTGGGCAGGCTCAGGGAGAGACACAACACCCTGGAGACCAGAGTAGAGCTGCTGGAAGCAGGCAAGGCCgaccaggcccagctccagcacCTCCGGGAGCTCCTCACTGACTTGGGTAAGAAAACAATGTGGAGATTGGATAGTGTATGGCTATTCTATGTTTTCTTTTACTGAATGATGTCTTTTGTGTGGGATGACCATTTTTGTCCTGAATGTGTAGGTGACAGGGATGTGCCTGACAAACTGTTGGATCAACTGACTCATCTGAGAGTTCTGGTCGACAGCCTGATGGGTGACAGAGCCAAGGTGAGTGAGGAAGATCTatgcaagcacaaacacacacattgttgATGACCCCATGTCCCTGTCATAGCTGGGAGAACTGGAGCAGCTGATTCTGAACATAGGGACAGTTCAGGGCTTAGAGGGAGGCTCAGAAACAGCCAAAGGGTCAGACAGTGAGGACTCCTCTGACTCTCCTAAGCAAGGACAGCTCAGACTGCAGATATTATACCTCAGGTAAACAACGACACATGAGCACACAGGAAGGCTAAATAGAAATGATAGATAGATTATTATGGAAACTACATTTGATATAATTTGGTAGTCTAAGTAATTTGTAACACAGGAGGTTGGCGGTACCTTAATTGGgaagaacgggctcgtggtaactactggagcggaatcagtggaatggtatgaaatacatcaaacacatggtttccaggtgtatgatgccattccatttgctctgttcccgGAGATTATTACGAGCCGTTCTTCCCTCAGCAGTTTTATGGCCAGTTGAGATGTGGTAGTTTTCCATTGGAAGAGAGGTGGTGGCCTGCTCCTCATGGCCTGGTGCACCTGTTCCAACACTCTGTGTTCAGGAACGCAGTGCAGAAAGTGGAGGAAGAGGTGCTACTGCTGAAGACTGAGAACACTTCAGCCAAGGCTGAGCAGAAGACCAAGAAAGACAGACAGCTACAGGATCAGgtcagacggacggacggacggacggacggacggacgtttgtttgtttgtttgtttgtttatttgaatACACTGTCAGGTCTAACACCAGAGTGTAAAACCTTCAACTGTAGAATATAGCTGAGACAGCATCATCCATAATGTAGCAGCTAGTGGGTGGCCCCAACATGGCCCTCACACTGCCCTCTCACCGCAGATGGACAACCTGCGAGGCATGCTGGAGGACATGATGGCGTCCTCCTCCTCGCTGCTCTCCCAGAGCCTCCAGCAGGGGTCAGAGCAGGGCCAGGGCAgcgggcaggcaggcgggcagcaAGGCTCCACGTGCCCCTCCTGCTCTGTAGACATGAGCAGGAAGGTCAGCCAGCTGTTCCAGCTCTATGAGAATCTGCAGGGCCTGGTTAGCAGATTCATGAATCAACAGGGAGGAGGCAGACCTGGAGCAGAGGTACTATAGGCAGGGCCAGGATAGAGGATGAAACAGAATACCAAAGGGTTTAAATTAAATAATGGGTCTGTTATGTTGAACCCTGAGGGAGGGATACGTTTAGAGATTATATGTAAGGGAAGCTCTATCAGGGCAGCAGTGTGTTAAGGGAAAGGAGTGTGTCAGTGCCAGGCTCTCCATGGCAGTGGGGCCATGGCTGTGTATTACAGACATagaaccctgtctctctgtgttgtttctgCCAGAGCTCTGAACTGATGAATGACGTTCAGGGAGCCGTCATACAACTGCAGGCTGAGTGTGAGAAGCTCCACGGCACAGCCAACCACCTGATTGAGGAGCACAGCCAAAAACAGGTCCACATCGACGTGAGTCTGGGAGGGAGGGCCGCAGCAGGGGGAGGCCCATAGGGGAATAGGAGACGCTCCATGCTGTACTTCTGTTCCAAACCACAGAATAATGTATTTCTTTCACAGCATCTGTACAAGTCAATGGAAGAACTGGACGAGAAGAAAGCTGACAAAGAGCTTGTGGAGATGGAGTTTGAAATTGTGAGTCTCTCACCACAACATGGCATACTTGAGCTTTCCCTCAGTGTGTTATACTCAACTCAGGTGAACTCTCATAAGTTCTCACATGTTGATGTTAGTCTAGACGAGCTTCCACAAGTCCACTCAAGACCATAGGGGTACCTACAAATCCCAACATGCTCAAGTTCACCTGTACCAGCCCATGATAAACGCTACCAAGGCCATACAAGTCACCACAAGCCCATACGTGTCCATACACAAGTTCATACACATATGTATTTATCCCTACAAGCTCACacaggtttcacctaatccttacaagtccatacaggtttcacctaacccttacaagtccatacaggtttcacctaacccttacaagt contains:
- the LOC110538539 gene encoding UNC93-like protein MFSD11; its protein translation is MGPEGKTLLNIIILGFGFMFMFTAFQTCGNIEQTVIKSFNSTEFHGSGYTSMAIIYGVFSASNLIAPSVVAVIGPQLSMFFSGLVYSGYIAMFIHPYTWSFYTASVVVGIAAAILWTAQGNLLTINSTDATIGRNSGIFWALLQFSLFFGNMYIYFAWHGHVHISDKDRQTVFISLTVISLVGSFLFFLIQKPEPEATPSEASESLLQTESTESAPIIVATPGLGSQALDAFKKALQLSVTKEMLLLSISIAYTGLELTFYSGVYGTCIGAMTQFGNDAKSLIGLSGIFIGLGEILGGGVFGMLNKCNRFGRNPVVLLGLITHFVAFYLIFLNIASDAPIAPEEGTHLQAYITPSVEVALLCSFLLGLGDSCFNTQLLSIVGFMFREDSAPAFAVFKFVQSITAALAFFYSNYLLLHWQLLIMVVVGFLGTLSFFVAEWVVVSSRRDTDYDNI
- the LOC110538546 gene encoding glutamine-rich protein 2-like, whose amino-acid sequence is MQLRRKAQASEDGVSKSISLIQDLLKEIQDLKESRDDLKKEIKSLQNQLNQLNMSELVDRINEVEQYCHRLDNLDSATKELQDRVWCYPDPDELIQCVTWDIMQTTLVSEQQNLQKACLMSCLKEKSGTQSLSPPFSASINANTGAAAFTPGTVTATGGPSQMELQPSLLALSLPASMGGALPQQSLSDGAAAFTPVTASQHGGALPQQSLSDGALMVGSKPLSHVASGAERYPETVEALRDVGRLRERHNTLETRVELLEAGKADQAQLQHLRELLTDLGDRDVPDKLLDQLTHLRVLVDSLMGDRAKLGELEQLILNIGTVQGLEGGSETAKGSDSEDSSDSPKQGQLRLQILYLRNAVQKVEEEVLLLKTENTSAKAEQKTKKDRQLQDQMDNLRGMLEDMMASSSSLLSQSLQQGSEQGQGSGQAGGQQGSTCPSCSVDMSRKVSQLFQLYENLQGLSSELMNDVQGAVIQLQAECEKLHGTANHLIEEHSQKQVHIDHLYKSMEELDEKKADKELVEMEFEIKGDKRALETKVSRMQFDSMTEELNTMFQELLSKITGQEQDWHKIIDKISTEMECKLDRIELDPVKKQLEDRWKGIRKQLQAQPAPKEDDAAGIRK